From Mercenaria mercenaria strain notata chromosome 17, MADL_Memer_1, whole genome shotgun sequence, the proteins below share one genomic window:
- the LOC123537117 gene encoding cerebellin-1-like, translated as MDFNITLVLCSIFVVSVAVNFGNDVPQETSGLSPLPGNDANLLQRLEFTEKLVQHLLGRVEYLEKREKDQQQENQNLRKQLGKADERNRFRRAENENPVAFFAAITNHVTHAGVNQTYVFDHAITNLGNAYNNHNGNFVAPVDGTYVFSVTLMSLYHVNAHAKFFKNGQPVSTLYVSGAEAGYDTTSQTIVLQLHKGDDISVHNIDVDVSMAGAHYSTFSGFLLQENYSSSVVVGRK; from the exons ATGGATTTTAACATAACTCTTGTTCTGTGCAGTATATTCGTAGTTTCTGTGGCAGTGAACTTTGGAAATGATGTCCCACAAGAAACCTCGGGTCTGTCTCCTCTACCTGGCAACGATGCCAACCTACTACAACGCCTGGAGTTCACAGAAAAGCTAGTACAACACCTTCTCGGACGTGTGGAATATCTCGAGAAACGAGAAAAGGATCAACAACAAGAGAATCAGAACCTTCGCAAACAACTTG GTAAAGCAGACGAGCGCAACAGATTTCGTCGCGCAGAAAACGAGAACCCGGTCGCCTTCTTTGCTGCTATAACAAATCACGTGACACACGCCGGAGTCAATCAAACGTACGTATTCGACCACGCCATAACAAACCTTGGTAATGCATATAACAACCACAATGGTAACTTTGTTGCCCCCGTTGACGGAACCTACGTCTTTTCCGTTACTCTGATGTCACTGTACCATGTGAATGCGCATGCTAAGTTCTTCAAAAACGGGCAGCCTGTTAGTACTTTGTATGTAAGCGGAGCCGAGGCGGGCTATGACACAACAAGCCAGACTATTGTTCTTCAGTTACATAAAGGAGACGATATTTCTGTTCACAATATAGACGTTGACGTTTCGATGGCGGGAGCACATTACAGTACCTTTTCCGGCTTCCTGCTTCAAGAGAACTACTCTTCTTCTGTCGTCGTCGGAAGGAAATAG
- the LOC123537224 gene encoding uncharacterized protein LOC123537224 isoform X2 translates to MTEMDIKMQTALGKLDKLEENKNRQKGGVSSLLTSGPQALLVKDLEDDGWEMIFRATSGNGQNAYVAWTTGVGTCVDKPISMARSYASHYRNGIISNWANIGIKYVKYAYYDSTQEVAYVIFNAIGSDMNSWFDKTRVISSSYSDLTAVNNFNHFSILGDFRSGSLERRFLINRSYGGCDGDYGHLVVSENEPPNACNWDKHPIYPQFLYSKINSVDYWGRRMFGRADYMAIFIKTN, encoded by the exons ATGACCGAGATGGATATAAAGATGCAGACAGCGTTAGGAAAATTAGATAAATTGGAAGAAAATAAAAACCGACAAAAGGGCGGCGTTTCAAG TTTGTTGACATCTGGACCACAGGCGTTGCTGGTGAAAGACTTAGAAGACGATGGCTGGGAGATGATTTTTCGTGCCACATCTGGTAACGGACAAAACGCCTATGTGGCATGGACAACAg GTGTTGGTACTTGTGTTGACAAACCGATATCAATGGCAAGGTCATATGCGAGCCACTACAGAAATGGCATAATCTCTAACTGGGCTAATATCGGtataaaatatgtcaaatatgCCTACTATGATAGCACGCAGGAAGTTGCCTACGTCATATTCAACGCAATCGGAAGTGACATGAACTCCTGGTTTGACAAGACTCGTGTGATTTCATCTAGCTACTCGGATCTTACTGCCGTCAATAACTTCAACCACTTCTCGATCCTTGGGGATTTCAGGTCAGGATCACTTGAACGACGCTTTCTCATTAACAGAAGTTATGGCGGCTGTGATGGAGACTATGGGCACCTTGTAGTTTCGGAAAATGAGCCACCTAACGCATGTAATTGGGACAAACATCCAATATACCCACAGTTCCTTTATTCCAAGATCAACTCAGTGGACTACTGGGGCAGAAGAATGTTCGGACGTGCTGATTACATGGCAATATTCATAAAAACTAATTAA
- the LOC123537224 gene encoding uncharacterized protein LOC123537224 isoform X1 — translation MYKLEFFWCYISMILAGVKHVCSEEPYVSRYMEERLLEKMTEIDIKMQIALGKLDKMEETKNRQRGGVSSLLTSGPQALLVKDLEDDGWEMIFRATSGNGQNAYVAWTTGVGTCVDKPISMARSYASHYRNGIISNWANIGIKYVKYAYYDSTQEVAYVIFNAIGSDMNSWFDKTRVISSSYSDLTAVNNFNHFSILGDFRSGSLERRFLINRSYGGCDGDYGHLVVSENEPPNACNWDKHPIYPQFLYSKINSVDYWGRRMFGRADYMAIFIKTN, via the exons ATGTACAAATTAGAGTTTTTCTGGTGCTACATATCTATGATATTAGCAGGTGTTAAACATGTCTGCTCGGAAGAACCATATGTATCCAGATATATGGAAGAAAGACTGTTGGAGAAAATGACCGAGATAGATATTAAGATGCAGATAGCGTTAGGAAAATTAGATAAAATGGAAGAAACTAAAAACCGACAAAGGGGCGGCGTTTCAAG TTTGTTGACATCTGGACCACAGGCGTTGCTGGTGAAAGACTTAGAAGACGATGGCTGGGAGATGATTTTTCGTGCCACATCTGGTAACGGACAAAACGCCTATGTGGCATGGACAACAg GTGTTGGTACTTGTGTTGACAAACCGATATCAATGGCAAGGTCATATGCGAGCCACTACAGAAATGGCATAATCTCTAACTGGGCTAATATCGGtataaaatatgtcaaatatgCCTACTATGATAGCACGCAGGAAGTTGCCTACGTCATATTCAACGCAATCGGAAGTGACATGAACTCCTGGTTTGACAAGACTCGTGTGATTTCATCTAGCTACTCGGATCTTACTGCCGTCAATAACTTCAACCACTTCTCGATCCTTGGGGATTTCAGGTCAGGATCACTTGAACGACGCTTTCTCATTAACAGAAGTTATGGCGGCTGTGATGGAGACTATGGGCACCTTGTAGTTTCGGAAAATGAGCCACCTAACGCATGTAATTGGGACAAACATCCAATATACCCACAGTTCCTTTATTCCAAGATCAACTCAGTGGACTACTGGGGCAGAAGAATGTTCGGACGTGCTGATTACATGGCAATATTCATAAAAACTAATTAA